A section of the Cutibacterium granulosum genome encodes:
- a CDS encoding SixA phosphatase family protein, whose amino-acid sequence MHTLLLMRHAQAAPMAATDHDRPLTAYGRRQAHEMGLQLADRRIDLAMVSSARRTQQTFEELEVDCRVETMRVLYGCTVPTMRQRISESLDDEVNTLLVIAHSPAIPQLAAQLSADPTDSQGQSILCHYPPATLTEIAVDGPWREISEEFATNTSLRGVWEPPM is encoded by the coding sequence ATGCACACCCTCTTGCTGATGCGCCATGCCCAGGCCGCTCCGATGGCAGCCACCGATCACGACCGTCCCCTCACGGCCTATGGTCGGCGTCAGGCCCACGAGATGGGGCTCCAACTTGCCGATCGCAGGATCGATCTCGCCATGGTCTCCAGCGCCCGACGCACCCAGCAGACCTTCGAGGAGCTGGAGGTGGACTGTCGCGTGGAGACCATGCGTGTGCTGTACGGTTGCACGGTGCCCACCATGCGGCAGCGAATCTCCGAGTCATTGGATGACGAGGTGAACACCTTGCTCGTCATCGCACACTCCCCGGCGATCCCGCAGTTGGCAGCACAGCTGTCCGCAGACCCGACGGACAGCCAGGGGCAGTCCATACTGTGTCACTACCCGCCGGCAACCCTCACCGAGATCGCGGTGGATGGGCCGTGGCGCGAGATCTCCGAGGAGTTCGCGACCAACACGTCACTGCGCGGGGTGTGGGAACCGCCGATGTGA
- a CDS encoding flavin monoamine oxidase family protein yields MYDTIIVGAGLAGLQAATTLSAAGKDIVVLEARDRVGGRVENIALKDGRIVEMGGQWVSPGHEKMHALIDAQGLQTVEPGDGDMVLRLGGKAKKIHVEQPAAQDDLSPFEFSDLGQALLRLRRLARKVTDNPTWAAANDRWLGQSLQQWQDVNLRTEGGRRYFARLVEKALGIHPEITTLENALQRVSTGVDLESYVVTSGGVRQARVVGGLAQLTDEMARGLGDRIRLSTPVTRVEHAEGHVIVTCEGGDRFEGSSLVLTTPPRLLKTIDFEPDLPAERYDMADKIPAGNVIKAFLVYDEPWWRDRGLSGQMSWNEGAMRITFDTSDDEHHGILLGFFEGGEASGYGKLSVSLRQRIFEEAIERAFGPAPRKPVDYVDRDWLAEKYTQGCHAAHFAPGLWTAAGPVIGQPLGSMYFAGAEYASTFNGYMEGAVRSADAATSAILDVAKSSEH; encoded by the coding sequence ATGTACGACACCATCATCGTTGGAGCTGGCCTTGCCGGGCTGCAAGCCGCCACCACCTTGTCCGCGGCGGGCAAGGACATCGTCGTCCTGGAAGCTCGCGACCGAGTCGGTGGCCGGGTCGAGAACATTGCCCTCAAGGATGGCCGCATCGTCGAGATGGGTGGCCAGTGGGTCTCACCCGGGCACGAGAAGATGCATGCCCTCATCGATGCCCAGGGGCTCCAAACCGTGGAACCGGGCGACGGGGACATGGTGCTGCGTCTGGGGGGCAAGGCCAAGAAGATTCATGTCGAACAGCCTGCTGCCCAGGACGACCTCAGCCCATTCGAGTTCTCCGACCTAGGTCAGGCGTTGCTCCGACTGCGCCGGTTGGCTCGCAAGGTGACCGACAATCCCACCTGGGCTGCTGCGAATGATCGGTGGCTCGGGCAGAGTCTCCAGCAGTGGCAGGACGTCAATCTGCGTACCGAGGGTGGCCGCAGGTACTTTGCCCGGCTGGTCGAGAAGGCCTTGGGGATCCACCCCGAGATCACCACCTTGGAGAACGCCCTGCAGCGGGTGAGTACTGGCGTCGATCTCGAGTCCTACGTCGTCACCAGCGGTGGGGTACGCCAGGCCCGAGTCGTGGGTGGGTTGGCGCAACTGACCGATGAGATGGCTCGTGGCCTCGGTGATCGTATTCGTCTCTCCACTCCAGTGACGCGGGTGGAACACGCCGAGGGGCATGTCATCGTCACCTGCGAAGGGGGCGACCGATTCGAGGGCAGCTCGCTCGTCCTCACCACCCCGCCCCGGTTGCTCAAGACGATTGACTTCGAGCCCGACCTTCCGGCCGAACGCTACGACATGGCCGACAAGATCCCGGCCGGCAACGTCATCAAGGCGTTTCTGGTCTACGACGAGCCGTGGTGGCGGGATCGCGGGCTCTCTGGACAGATGAGTTGGAACGAGGGTGCCATGCGCATCACCTTCGACACCTCTGACGATGAGCATCACGGCATCCTGCTGGGCTTCTTCGAGGGTGGGGAAGCCTCCGGATACGGAAAATTGTCGGTGTCGCTGCGGCAACGGATCTTCGAGGAGGCCATCGAGAGGGCCTTCGGCCCAGCACCGCGAAAGCCAGTCGACTACGTCGATCGGGACTGGCTGGCCGAGAAGTACACCCAGGGCTGCCATGCCGCCCACTTCGCGCCCGGATTGTGGACTGCAGCAGGCCCTGTCATTGGCCAACCACTGGGGTCCATGTACTTCGCTGGTGCCGAGTACGCGTCCACCTTCAATGGCTACATGGAAGGTGCAGTGCGCAGTGCCGATGCTGCAACATCAGCCATTCTCGACGTGGCCAAGTCGTCGGAACACTGA
- a CDS encoding DUF885 domain-containing protein: MTVDSARDSANHPNSEVDVVANRYWDRLVEASPTLATDLGADVRQDEYDDFSPAGLEHTCQLAADALVELDRATPTDEVDRVTIAAMRSLLGLEIETHDHGYDLLSLNGIESGLHAIRRVYDAMPTDTPQQWHTIARRLHAVPDAVNGWLESQRASARAGVAPARRQVDLLVEQTRSWVAGGGFFDNYLANATTDHAELPTDIKDELADGITVAKEAFGGASEILAGEIAELATDQDAVGIDRYQLASRAFLGSAIDLAETYEWGKQELARIVELQHQTAERIRPGASVAEAMAVLDADPAYQIHGTDALREWMQSKADEAMANLGDTHVDIPEPARRVEGMIAPTHDGGVYYTGPSDDFSRPGRMWWAVPEGVTDFTTWRELTTVYHEGVPGHHLQISSAIAQKDTLNSWRRFAGQSGPIEGWALYAEWLMADLGYMDDPGYFMGLLDGQSLRAARVVLDIGLHCQFEAPAEVGGGEWTWDKAWRFFNNHASMDEATARFELNRYFGWPGQAPAYKIGERTWLQTRADCRAKNPDGFSLKDFHTRALALGSLPLDLLHDTVVDTEPMP, from the coding sequence ATGACCGTTGATTCAGCGCGGGACAGCGCCAACCACCCCAACTCCGAGGTCGACGTCGTCGCCAATCGCTACTGGGATCGACTGGTGGAGGCCAGCCCCACCCTGGCGACCGACCTGGGTGCCGACGTGCGCCAGGACGAGTACGACGACTTCTCCCCCGCCGGCCTGGAACACACCTGCCAGTTGGCGGCCGACGCCCTGGTCGAGCTGGACCGGGCGACCCCCACCGACGAGGTCGACCGCGTCACCATCGCTGCGATGCGCTCGCTGCTGGGGCTGGAGATCGAGACCCACGACCACGGTTACGACCTGTTGAGCCTCAACGGCATCGAATCCGGTCTGCACGCAATTCGCCGTGTCTACGACGCCATGCCCACCGACACCCCGCAGCAGTGGCACACCATCGCTCGGCGTCTGCATGCGGTGCCCGATGCGGTGAACGGCTGGTTGGAGTCCCAGCGCGCCTCGGCTCGGGCCGGCGTGGCCCCAGCACGCCGTCAGGTGGATCTCCTGGTCGAACAGACCCGCTCCTGGGTAGCTGGCGGTGGGTTCTTCGACAACTACCTGGCCAACGCCACGACCGACCACGCAGAGCTGCCCACCGACATCAAGGATGAGCTGGCTGACGGCATCACAGTGGCCAAGGAAGCCTTCGGTGGGGCCAGCGAAATCCTGGCAGGCGAGATCGCCGAGCTTGCCACCGACCAGGACGCCGTGGGCATTGACCGGTATCAACTCGCCTCACGTGCCTTCCTGGGATCGGCGATCGACCTCGCCGAGACCTACGAATGGGGCAAGCAGGAGCTCGCTCGCATCGTCGAGCTGCAGCACCAGACGGCCGAGCGCATCAGGCCCGGGGCCAGCGTCGCCGAGGCCATGGCCGTTCTGGACGCCGACCCCGCCTACCAGATCCACGGCACCGACGCCCTGCGCGAGTGGATGCAGTCCAAGGCCGACGAGGCCATGGCGAACCTCGGCGACACCCATGTCGACATTCCCGAACCAGCCCGTCGCGTGGAAGGCATGATCGCCCCCACCCATGACGGCGGCGTCTACTACACCGGACCGTCCGACGACTTCTCCCGTCCGGGCCGAATGTGGTGGGCGGTGCCCGAGGGAGTCACCGATTTCACGACGTGGCGGGAGCTCACGACCGTGTACCACGAGGGGGTGCCGGGCCATCACCTGCAGATCTCCTCAGCCATCGCCCAGAAGGACACTCTCAACTCGTGGCGGCGGTTTGCCGGCCAGTCCGGTCCTATCGAGGGGTGGGCACTGTACGCCGAGTGGCTCATGGCCGATCTGGGGTACATGGACGATCCGGGCTACTTCATGGGGCTGCTGGACGGGCAGTCCCTGCGTGCAGCTCGCGTCGTGCTCGACATCGGCCTGCACTGCCAGTTCGAGGCCCCTGCCGAGGTCGGCGGTGGTGAATGGACCTGGGACAAGGCCTGGAGGTTCTTCAACAACCACGCCTCCATGGACGAGGCGACAGCACGCTTCGAATTGAACCGGTACTTCGGTTGGCCCGGCCAGGCCCCGGCCTACAAGATCGGTGAGCGCACCTGGCTGCAGACGCGTGCGGACTGCCGCGCCAAGAATCCCGACGGCTTCAGCCTCAAGGACTTCCACACTCGCGCCCTGGCCCTGGGAAGCCTGCCACTGGACCTGCTGCACGACACCGTGGTCGACACCGAACCCATGCCCTGA
- a CDS encoding alpha/beta hydrolase, with the protein MDHHGNPDRRKLNVPSSMPQGMKPASGRTMHSFLTQRITWNPCGDKYCAKVEVPLDWDHPEGPTITLALKKHAADKAHGSGKGHRSGKGQGATLFLNPGGPGGSGQEMLDTFETDQFADYDVIGWDPRGTGESTPVRCGTDAQTDAFHALDFTPHSQAEWNALTSGAKTFAQQCRQASGALLDHVSSIDSARDLDYLRYLVGDEKLTYLGVSYGTYLGAMYAELYPQRVGRMVLDSAVNITTKEPPSQQEVFDKSFHEFATWCAQPRSHCPLKGTPDQIVDQTKGFLDHLGSRRLTVRTVNKQAKLSETDAATGIALFLYLGRQGYQQLAGALSAALNDHDGSQLYAAAGYMYGRDPMSGKYDPTAYAFPAISCLDTGDDGMSEVRQDWDEARRKAPLLGEAMGADPVCAVWSTTPVPQLKLTAHAAAPIVVLGVTGDPATPYQQAQWMAQQLESAVLVTWKGSGHSAWSLGNQCLKDSVTRYINDGTVPKDGKIC; encoded by the coding sequence ATTGATCACCACGGCAATCCCGATCGTCGGAAGCTGAATGTGCCGAGTTCCATGCCCCAGGGCATGAAACCTGCCAGCGGTCGGACGATGCACTCGTTCCTCACACAGCGCATCACCTGGAACCCGTGTGGCGACAAGTACTGTGCGAAGGTCGAGGTGCCACTGGACTGGGACCATCCCGAGGGGCCGACGATCACCCTGGCACTCAAGAAACATGCAGCCGACAAGGCACACGGCTCTGGCAAGGGGCATCGGTCTGGCAAAGGACAGGGGGCCACGCTCTTCCTCAACCCTGGCGGCCCCGGTGGATCGGGCCAGGAGATGCTCGACACCTTCGAGACTGACCAGTTCGCCGACTACGACGTCATCGGATGGGACCCTCGTGGCACGGGGGAGTCCACTCCGGTGCGGTGCGGCACAGACGCCCAGACCGACGCCTTCCACGCCCTGGATTTCACCCCACACAGTCAGGCCGAGTGGAATGCGCTCACCTCGGGCGCCAAAACCTTCGCCCAGCAGTGCCGGCAGGCTTCCGGGGCCCTGCTCGACCACGTCTCGTCCATCGACTCGGCCCGTGACCTCGACTACCTGCGATACCTGGTGGGTGATGAGAAGCTCACCTATCTGGGCGTCTCCTACGGAACGTACTTGGGAGCGATGTACGCCGAACTGTATCCGCAACGAGTCGGACGTATGGTGCTCGACTCGGCCGTCAACATCACGACCAAGGAACCACCGAGTCAGCAGGAGGTCTTCGACAAGTCGTTCCACGAGTTCGCCACGTGGTGTGCTCAGCCGCGGTCACATTGTCCGCTCAAGGGCACTCCCGACCAGATCGTCGACCAGACCAAGGGTTTTCTCGATCACCTGGGAAGCAGGCGTCTCACGGTGCGTACCGTGAACAAACAGGCCAAGCTGTCGGAGACCGACGCCGCAACGGGCATCGCACTGTTCCTCTACCTGGGCAGGCAGGGCTACCAGCAGCTGGCCGGGGCGCTCAGCGCTGCCCTCAACGACCATGACGGCAGCCAGCTGTATGCAGCCGCAGGCTACATGTACGGCCGAGACCCCATGAGCGGCAAGTATGACCCAACGGCCTACGCCTTTCCGGCGATCTCCTGCCTGGACACCGGTGACGACGGGATGAGTGAGGTACGGCAGGACTGGGACGAGGCCAGGAGGAAGGCCCCGCTGCTGGGTGAGGCGATGGGAGCCGATCCGGTGTGCGCGGTGTGGAGCACGACTCCAGTACCCCAGCTCAAACTGACGGCCCATGCCGCGGCGCCGATCGTCGTCCTGGGGGTCACCGGGGACCCGGCAACTCCCTACCAGCAGGCCCAGTGGATGGCGCAGCAGCTGGAGTCCGCCGTCCTGGTGACGTGGAAGGGATCGGGCCACTCGGCGTGGAGCCTGGGCAACCAGTGCCTCAAGGATTCAGTCACCAGGTACATCAATGACGGCACGGTCCCCAAGGACGGAAAGATCTGCTGA
- the ricT gene encoding regulatory iron-sulfur-containing complex subunit RicT — translation MGDWVLYPTDDGDEVARCVWGPQDVRLDEPLPTCPGLASPTQLDAAAAARQRRSEVTELVKKRIAAHGLDMQVLAVDLVEGDAPHVAVYYRTAHRVDFRALVPDLARALASRVDLRQVTGRDPARLVGGVGLCGHQLCCSTFLNEVEPISIRLANQQGHGSNPMAVTGLCGHLMCCLRYESPYYDDFTATAEQIAQQEQDRSADQLGCPLRPVCGKAAGRP, via the coding sequence CTGGGCGACTGGGTGCTGTACCCCACCGACGACGGCGACGAGGTGGCCCGATGCGTGTGGGGTCCCCAGGACGTCCGTCTCGACGAGCCACTGCCCACGTGCCCCGGGCTTGCCAGCCCCACCCAGCTCGATGCCGCAGCCGCTGCCCGACAGCGTCGCAGTGAGGTGACCGAGCTCGTCAAGAAGCGCATTGCCGCACACGGTCTTGACATGCAGGTGCTGGCCGTCGATCTCGTCGAGGGTGACGCTCCCCATGTGGCGGTGTACTACCGCACTGCTCACCGGGTGGATTTCCGTGCGCTGGTACCGGACCTGGCCCGCGCCCTGGCGAGTCGAGTGGATCTGCGGCAGGTCACCGGCCGCGACCCTGCACGTCTCGTCGGAGGAGTCGGGCTGTGTGGCCACCAGCTGTGCTGCAGCACGTTCCTCAACGAGGTGGAGCCGATCTCGATCCGGCTGGCGAACCAGCAGGGACACGGCTCCAACCCCATGGCCGTCACCGGGCTGTGCGGGCACCTCATGTGCTGCCTGCGTTACGAGAGCCCCTACTACGACGACTTCACCGCGACGGCCGAACAGATCGCCCAACAGGAGCAGGACCGCTCCGCAGACCAGCTGGGTTGTCCGCTGAGGCCGGTCTGCGGGAAAGCTGCCGGGAGACCTTGA